The following are from one region of the Quadrisphaera setariae genome:
- a CDS encoding acetone carboxylase has translation MAFELHEPAPDLVCSARGCRAVAAHALLWNNPRLHTPERRKTWLACAEHLDHLSAHLQVRGFLREVEAVSAPAPLAGSRTA, from the coding sequence ATGGCCTTCGAGCTGCACGAGCCCGCGCCCGACCTGGTCTGCAGCGCACGGGGGTGTCGGGCCGTCGCGGCCCACGCCCTCCTGTGGAACAACCCGCGGCTGCACACCCCCGAGCGGCGCAAGACCTGGCTCGCCTGCGCCGAGCACCTCGACCACCTGTCCGCGCACCTGCAGGTCCGCGGCTTCCTGCGCGAGGTGGAGGCCGTCTCGGCCCCCGCCCCGCTCGCCGGGTCGCGCACGGCCTGA
- a CDS encoding SURF1 family cytochrome oxidase biogenesis protein, with protein sequence MHRLLLQRRWLRAIALALLFTLACLALARWQWDRRVERLAAIELVQANYHRPPVALSAVVPPGANALPAGSTWTPVAVSGTYLPGSTLLVRHRQHADSGYGYEVLVPLQLDDGRVLVVDRGWLPPDPATADAPSAVPAPPAGRVSAVVRLRPSEPVDGRSAPPGQVQAVDLPGTVAAGVRASAGNGTAAQLVTASYGELEARSEQPAPSATPPAAPDEPSLDEGPHLGYTVQWLLFAVGAWVFLVVHMRRAAYEADVAAGRRERRAELVVRDPNRPPTDEEVEDAAVEAMLAHARAASERQLGVSESVRRSVTQPEDRR encoded by the coding sequence GTGCACCGGCTGCTGCTGCAGCGGCGATGGCTGAGGGCGATCGCCCTCGCCCTGCTGTTCACCCTCGCGTGCCTGGCGCTGGCGCGGTGGCAGTGGGACCGGCGCGTCGAGCGCCTGGCGGCCATCGAGCTGGTGCAGGCCAACTACCACCGCCCTCCGGTGGCCCTGTCCGCCGTCGTGCCTCCTGGCGCGAACGCCCTGCCCGCGGGGAGCACCTGGACCCCGGTGGCCGTCAGCGGCACCTACCTCCCCGGCTCCACCCTCCTCGTGCGGCACCGCCAGCACGCCGACAGCGGGTACGGCTACGAGGTCCTCGTCCCCCTGCAGCTCGACGACGGCCGCGTGCTCGTCGTCGACCGGGGGTGGCTGCCGCCCGACCCGGCCACGGCCGACGCCCCCTCCGCCGTCCCGGCCCCTCCGGCGGGCCGGGTGAGCGCGGTGGTGCGCCTGCGGCCCTCGGAGCCGGTCGACGGGCGCAGTGCGCCGCCCGGACAGGTGCAGGCCGTGGACCTGCCCGGCACCGTCGCCGCCGGGGTCCGCGCGTCCGCGGGGAACGGCACGGCTGCGCAGCTCGTCACCGCCTCCTACGGCGAGCTCGAGGCGCGCAGCGAGCAGCCGGCCCCCTCGGCAACCCCGCCGGCAGCGCCCGACGAGCCCAGCCTCGACGAGGGCCCCCACCTCGGGTACACCGTGCAGTGGCTGCTGTTCGCCGTCGGCGCGTGGGTCTTCCTGGTCGTCCACATGCGTCGCGCCGCCTACGAGGCCGACGTCGCCGCGGGTCGCCGCGAGCGCCGTGCGGAGCTGGTGGTGCGCGACCCGAACCGGCCGCCGACCGACGAGGAGGTCGAGGACGCCGCCGTGGAGGCGATGCTCGCCCACGCGCGCGCCGCCAGCGAGCGGCAGCTGGGTGTCTCCGAGAGCGTCAGGCGGTCCGTCACGCAGCCAGAGGACCGTCGCTGA